A section of the Halichoerus grypus chromosome 11, mHalGry1.hap1.1, whole genome shotgun sequence genome encodes:
- the VWA5A gene encoding von Willebrand factor A domain-containing protein 5A isoform X6 gives MVLPGGLLTRKEEPVPLKSIGVTLSIREFVAGVSATLNYENEEDVPLETFFVFPMDDDSAVYSFEAMVDGKKIKAELQEKRKAHSIYESAISNRRQAFLLEEDKYSRDVFCCNVGNLNPGSKVALTLKSVQELPLEADGALRYVLPAVLNPRYRGSGSFEDSCLDMKPPIVPLEDLPYTFSMLATISSQHGIERIQSNCPFSPTEYLGEDKTSAQVSLADGHKFDRDVELLIYYSEVHTPTVAVEMGQPKDNPVDGFMKDPSAMVCFYPNIPEAQSPVICGEFVFLMDRSGSMQCPISKQDKSQLRIEAAKETLLLLLKSLPIGCYFNVYGFGSSYEAFFPNSVQYTQQTMEEALRRVKLMQADLGGTEILTPLQIIYREPSIAGHPLQLFVFTDGEVTDTFNIINEVKRNRLRHRCFSFGIGEGASTSLIKGIARVAGGTSEFITGKDRMQSKALRALKRALQPAVEDISVSWDLPRGLSAKMLSPEQTVLYKGQRLIVYALLSGTMPPAEATGEVNLKYTLQGKSLENRVTFSLQPKPDDNFTIHRLAAKSFLRAKDMGFRDTPAKDKKDVLKISIDCGVISSQTAFIAVNKNVNKPVQGPLTCRHVPRPILLGAASMMPQYHGCALPNAKSSYFFPASQPTRTSRYVGVPDQQDGCKP, from the exons ATGGTGCTCCCTGGTGGTCTACTAACCCGCAAAGAGGAACCAG TACCCTTGAAGAGCATCGGTGTGACCTTGTCCATTCGTGAGTTCGTGGCTGGTGTGTCTGCTACCTTAAACTATGAGAATGAGGAAGACGTTCCTTTGGAGACCTTCTTTGTGTTCCCCATGGATGATGACTCAGCTGTCTACAGCTTTGAGGCCATGGTGGAtgggaagaaaattaaagcagaattACAGGAGAAGAGGAAG GCCCACAGCATCTATGAGAGTGCCATCAGCAACCGCCGCCAAGCTTTCCTGTTGGAGGAGGACAAGTACTCCAGGGACGTCTTCTGTTGCAACGTGGGGAATCTGAACCCAGGGTCAAAGGTGGCGCTCACCCTGAAGTCCGTGCAGGAGCTGCCCTTGGAAGCAGATGGAGCCCTGCGCTATGTGCTCCCAGCTGTTTTGAATCCTCGATACCGTGGCTCTG GATCGTTTGAGGACAGTTGCCTTGATATGAAGCCTCCTATAGTCCCTTTGGAGGACCTGCCCTATACATTCAGCATGCTTGCCACCATCAGTTCCCAGCATGGCATTGAGAGGATCCAATCCAACTGCCCCTTCAGTCCTACTGAATACCTTGGAGAAGATAAGACGTCTGCCCAG GTTTCCTTGGCTGATGGACACAAATTTGATCGGGATGTGGAACTCCTGATTTACTACAGTGAGGTGCACACCCCCACTGTTGCTGTGGAGATGGGGCAACCTAAAGACAACCCAg TAGATGGTTTCATGAAAGATCCGTCTGCGATGGTGtgtttctacccaaatatcccaGAAGCTCAGTCACCAGTTATCTGTGGAGAATTCGTCTTCCTCATGGACCGCTCAGGAAGTATGCAATGCCCCATAAGTAAACAGGATAAATCTCAGCTGCGCATAGAGGCAGCCAAG GAAACACTGCTTTTGCTGCTGAAGAGTTTGCCTATAGGCTGTTATTTCAATGTCTATGGATTTGGAAGTTCCTATGAGGCATTCTTTCC gaATAGTGTGCAATACACTCAGCAGACCATGGAAGAGGCACTGAGGAGAGTTAAGCTTATGCAGGCTGACCTGGGGGGCACGGAAATCTTGACACCACTCCAGATCATTTACAGGGAACCTTCCATTGCGGGCCACCCCCTTCAG CTTTTTGTCTTCACAGATGGAGAAGTTACTGACACGTTTAATATAATTAACGAAGTCAAGAGAAACAGGCTGAGGCACAG ATGTTTCTCCTTTGGTATTGGAGAAGGAGCCTCTACCAGCCTAATAAAAGGCATTGCCCGGGTGGCAGGTGGCACTTCAGAATTTATCACAGGCAAGGACAGGATGCAGTCCAAG GCTCTTAGGGCCCTGAAACGTGCTCTACAGCCTGCAGTAGAGGATATTTCTGTGAGCTGGGATTTGCCTCGTGGCCTGTCTGCGAAAATGCTTTCACCAGAACAGACTGTCCTCTATAAGGGTCAGAGGTTAATCGTCTATGCCCTTTTGAGTGGGACCATGCCT CCAGCAGAGGCGACAGGAGAAGTCAACCTCAAGTACACACTCCAGGGCAAGAGTTTGGAGAATAGGGTGACATTTTCTCTACAACCCAAGCCCGATGACAA CTTCACCATTCACCGCCTTGCTGCCAAGTCCTTTCTCCGGGCCAAGGACATGGGCTTCAGGGATACTCcagcaaaagataaaaaagatgtgcTGAAAATCAGCATTGATTGTGGAGTCATAAGCTCCCAGACAGCCTTCATTGCGGTCAACAAGAATGTCAACAAGCCAGTTCAGGGGCCCCTGACTTGTAGGCACGTTCCAAGGCCAATTCTGTTGGGTGCAGCTTCAATGATGCCACAATACCATGGATGTG CTCTTCCAAATGCCAAGTCCTCCTACTTTTTCCCTGCATCTCAGCCCACACGGACCAGTCGTTATGTGGGTGTGCCAGATCAGCAGGATGGTTGCAAACCCT GA
- the VWA5A gene encoding von Willebrand factor A domain-containing protein 5A isoform X5: MVLPGGLLTRKEEPVPLKSIGVTLSIREFVAGVSATLNYENEEDVPLETFFVFPMDDDSAVYSFEAMVDGKKIKAELQEKRKAHSIYESAISNRRQAFLLEEDKYSRDVFCCNVGNLNPGSKVALTLKSVQELPLEADGALRYVLPAVLNPRYRGSGSFEDSCLDMKPPIVPLEDLPYTFSMLATISSQHGIERIQSNCPFSPTEYLGEDKTSAQVSLADGHKFDRDVELLIYYSEVHTPTVAVEMGQPKDNPVDGFMKDPSAMVCFYPNIPEAQSPVICGEFVFLMDRSGSMQCPISKQDKSQLRIEAAKETLLLLLKSLPIGCYFNVYGFGSSYEAFFPNSVQYTQQTMEEALRRVKLMQADLGGTEILTPLQIIYREPSIAGHPLQLFVFTDGEVTDTFNIINEVKRNRLRHRCFSFGIGEGASTSLIKGIARVAGGTSEFITGKDRMQSKALRALKRALQPAVEDISVSWDLPRGLSAKMLSPEQTVLYKGQRLIVYALLSGTMPPAEATGEVNLKYTLQGKSLENRVTFSLQPKPDDNFTIHRLAAKSFLRAKDMGFRDTPAKDKKDVLKISIDCGVISSQTAFIAVNKNVNKPVQGPLTCRHVPRPILLGAASMMPQYHGCALPNAKSSYFFPASQPTRTSRYVGVPDQQDGCKPCKPMVSKDLCALGLSSDGKGSFSHQ, encoded by the exons ATGGTGCTCCCTGGTGGTCTACTAACCCGCAAAGAGGAACCAG TACCCTTGAAGAGCATCGGTGTGACCTTGTCCATTCGTGAGTTCGTGGCTGGTGTGTCTGCTACCTTAAACTATGAGAATGAGGAAGACGTTCCTTTGGAGACCTTCTTTGTGTTCCCCATGGATGATGACTCAGCTGTCTACAGCTTTGAGGCCATGGTGGAtgggaagaaaattaaagcagaattACAGGAGAAGAGGAAG GCCCACAGCATCTATGAGAGTGCCATCAGCAACCGCCGCCAAGCTTTCCTGTTGGAGGAGGACAAGTACTCCAGGGACGTCTTCTGTTGCAACGTGGGGAATCTGAACCCAGGGTCAAAGGTGGCGCTCACCCTGAAGTCCGTGCAGGAGCTGCCCTTGGAAGCAGATGGAGCCCTGCGCTATGTGCTCCCAGCTGTTTTGAATCCTCGATACCGTGGCTCTG GATCGTTTGAGGACAGTTGCCTTGATATGAAGCCTCCTATAGTCCCTTTGGAGGACCTGCCCTATACATTCAGCATGCTTGCCACCATCAGTTCCCAGCATGGCATTGAGAGGATCCAATCCAACTGCCCCTTCAGTCCTACTGAATACCTTGGAGAAGATAAGACGTCTGCCCAG GTTTCCTTGGCTGATGGACACAAATTTGATCGGGATGTGGAACTCCTGATTTACTACAGTGAGGTGCACACCCCCACTGTTGCTGTGGAGATGGGGCAACCTAAAGACAACCCAg TAGATGGTTTCATGAAAGATCCGTCTGCGATGGTGtgtttctacccaaatatcccaGAAGCTCAGTCACCAGTTATCTGTGGAGAATTCGTCTTCCTCATGGACCGCTCAGGAAGTATGCAATGCCCCATAAGTAAACAGGATAAATCTCAGCTGCGCATAGAGGCAGCCAAG GAAACACTGCTTTTGCTGCTGAAGAGTTTGCCTATAGGCTGTTATTTCAATGTCTATGGATTTGGAAGTTCCTATGAGGCATTCTTTCC gaATAGTGTGCAATACACTCAGCAGACCATGGAAGAGGCACTGAGGAGAGTTAAGCTTATGCAGGCTGACCTGGGGGGCACGGAAATCTTGACACCACTCCAGATCATTTACAGGGAACCTTCCATTGCGGGCCACCCCCTTCAG CTTTTTGTCTTCACAGATGGAGAAGTTACTGACACGTTTAATATAATTAACGAAGTCAAGAGAAACAGGCTGAGGCACAG ATGTTTCTCCTTTGGTATTGGAGAAGGAGCCTCTACCAGCCTAATAAAAGGCATTGCCCGGGTGGCAGGTGGCACTTCAGAATTTATCACAGGCAAGGACAGGATGCAGTCCAAG GCTCTTAGGGCCCTGAAACGTGCTCTACAGCCTGCAGTAGAGGATATTTCTGTGAGCTGGGATTTGCCTCGTGGCCTGTCTGCGAAAATGCTTTCACCAGAACAGACTGTCCTCTATAAGGGTCAGAGGTTAATCGTCTATGCCCTTTTGAGTGGGACCATGCCT CCAGCAGAGGCGACAGGAGAAGTCAACCTCAAGTACACACTCCAGGGCAAGAGTTTGGAGAATAGGGTGACATTTTCTCTACAACCCAAGCCCGATGACAA CTTCACCATTCACCGCCTTGCTGCCAAGTCCTTTCTCCGGGCCAAGGACATGGGCTTCAGGGATACTCcagcaaaagataaaaaagatgtgcTGAAAATCAGCATTGATTGTGGAGTCATAAGCTCCCAGACAGCCTTCATTGCGGTCAACAAGAATGTCAACAAGCCAGTTCAGGGGCCCCTGACTTGTAGGCACGTTCCAAGGCCAATTCTGTTGGGTGCAGCTTCAATGATGCCACAATACCATGGATGTG CTCTTCCAAATGCCAAGTCCTCCTACTTTTTCCCTGCATCTCAGCCCACACGGACCAGTCGTTATGTGGGTGTGCCAGATCAGCAGGATGGTTGCAAACCCTGTAAGCCCATGGTTAGCAAGGACCTGTGCGCTCTAG GCCTCTCCTCAGATGGAAAGGGCTCATTTTCCCACCAATAG